A single window of Lysobacter oculi DNA harbors:
- the hemH gene encoding ferrochelatase, which yields MPDPAPHAAPRGLVLVNLGTPESATPDAVRRYLREFLTDRRVVQIPHIVWKPLLDLVILPRRSPVVAEKYAEIWMDGGSPLRAYTERLAAAVQARLPAWRVRAAMRYGTPAFADAVEALQAQGVREIVVLPLYPQYSTTTTGSVEDAVAAIRARLPGLRIDLIPDYHRDTRWVAAVADSIRAHWATHGRGDRLLLSFHGIPERLVRAGDPYAAQCEAGTQAIAAALGLDRDDLLLTYQSRFGRERWLQPYTLTTVEQLGREGVRTLDVACPGFAVDCLETLEEIAMQNADAFRAAGGGEFRYIPCLNDGAAHAEALAAIAGDVAA from the coding sequence ATGCCTGATCCCGCCCCCCACGCCGCGCCGCGCGGCCTTGTTCTGGTCAACCTGGGCACGCCCGAGTCGGCCACGCCGGACGCCGTGCGCCGCTACCTGCGCGAGTTCCTGACCGACAGGCGCGTGGTGCAGATCCCGCACATCGTCTGGAAGCCGTTGCTCGATTTGGTCATCCTGCCGCGCCGCAGCCCGGTGGTGGCGGAGAAATACGCCGAGATCTGGATGGATGGCGGCTCGCCGCTGCGCGCCTACACCGAGCGCCTGGCCGCCGCCGTGCAGGCACGGCTGCCGGCGTGGCGCGTGCGCGCGGCGATGCGCTACGGCACTCCGGCCTTCGCCGACGCGGTCGAAGCCCTGCAGGCCCAGGGCGTGCGCGAGATCGTGGTGCTGCCGCTGTATCCGCAGTATTCGACCACCACCACCGGCTCGGTGGAGGATGCGGTGGCGGCGATCCGCGCGCGCCTGCCCGGTCTCCGCATCGACCTCATCCCCGACTACCACCGCGATACGCGCTGGGTGGCGGCGGTGGCGGATTCGATCCGCGCGCACTGGGCCACGCACGGTCGCGGCGACCGGCTGCTGCTGTCGTTCCACGGTATTCCGGAACGGCTGGTCCGCGCCGGCGACCCGTATGCGGCGCAGTGCGAGGCCGGCACGCAGGCCATCGCCGCGGCACTGGGCCTCGATCGCGACGACCTCCTGCTGACCTACCAGTCGCGCTTCGGCCGCGAGCGCTGGCTGCAGCCCTACACGCTGACCACCGTCGAGCAACTGGGGCGCGAAGGCGTGCGCACGCTGGATGTCGCCTGCCCCGGCTTCGCGGTCGACTGCCTGGAAACGCTGGAGGAAATCGCGATGCAGAACGCGGACGCCTTCCGCGCGGCGGGCGGCGGCGAATTCCGCTACATCCCCTGCCTCAACGACGGCGCGGCGCACGCCGAAGCGCTGGCGGCGATTGCCGGGGACGTGGCCGCATGA
- a CDS encoding lipid-binding SYLF domain-containing protein, translating into MRRAALALAVLLATAPAFAGEVEDARARNAVRVLNESLAIPESAIPDKLLDEARGIVVVPDTIKAGLVFGGRRGLGLMSVKNPDGSWSQPAFVKLVGGSVGFQAGVQSADVVLVFRSDRGLADIVNGKFTLGADASVAAGPVGRSAAAATDGQLKAEIWSWSRARGLFAGIALDGAVLRIDDDANQAVYGQGATPRMIFEGRSPQAASTPVVALRDALEEATATARARRNEGETPRVAPAAPATTAAAAAGSAAAATPAEPAKKAEDEVKTTPLP; encoded by the coding sequence ATGCGCCGAGCCGCCCTGGCCCTCGCCGTCCTGCTTGCCACCGCGCCCGCCTTCGCCGGCGAGGTCGAGGACGCCCGCGCCCGCAACGCCGTGCGCGTGCTCAACGAAAGCCTGGCGATCCCGGAATCCGCCATCCCCGACAAGCTGCTGGACGAGGCGCGCGGGATTGTCGTGGTGCCGGACACCATCAAGGCCGGGCTGGTCTTCGGCGGTCGGCGCGGGCTGGGCCTGATGTCGGTGAAGAACCCCGACGGCAGCTGGTCGCAGCCGGCCTTCGTCAAGCTGGTCGGCGGCAGCGTGGGCTTCCAGGCCGGCGTGCAGTCGGCCGACGTGGTGCTGGTGTTCCGCAGCGACCGCGGCCTGGCCGACATCGTCAACGGCAAGTTCACCCTGGGCGCGGATGCCTCGGTCGCCGCCGGCCCGGTCGGCCGCAGCGCCGCCGCCGCCACCGACGGCCAGCTGAAGGCCGAGATCTGGTCGTGGTCGCGCGCGCGCGGGCTGTTCGCCGGCATCGCGCTGGACGGCGCGGTCCTGCGCATCGATGACGACGCCAACCAGGCCGTCTACGGCCAAGGCGCCACGCCGCGGATGATCTTCGAAGGCCGTTCGCCGCAGGCCGCCAGCACCCCGGTCGTCGCCCTGCGCGATGCGCTGGAGGAAGCCACCGCCACCGCCCGCGCCCGCCGCAACGAGGGCGAGACGCCGCGCGTGGCGCCCGCCGCCCCGGCGACGACCGCCGCCGCCGCTGCCGGTTCGGCCGCCGCCGCCACGCCCGCCGAGCCGGCGAAGAAGGCCGAGGACGAGGTCAAGACCACGCCGCTGCCGTAA
- the tatA gene encoding twin-arginine translocase TatA/TatE family subunit, with product MIGWKELLILLVIVLVVFGAKRLRNIGEDLGGAVKGFKKGMSEPDRLPHDDAANSQARDEAKQDRVPPRDS from the coding sequence ATGATCGGTTGGAAAGAACTCCTCATCCTGCTGGTCATCGTGCTGGTGGTGTTCGGCGCCAAGCGCCTGCGCAACATCGGCGAAGACCTGGGCGGCGCGGTCAAGGGCTTCAAGAAGGGCATGTCCGAACCGGACCGCCTGCCGCACGACGACGCCGCCAACAGCCAGGCGCGCGACGAGGCCAAGCAGGACCGCGTGCCGCCGCGCGATTCCTGA
- the tatB gene encoding Sec-independent protein translocase protein TatB: MFEISFPELIILAVVALLVLGPERLPRAAQFAGLWVRRARAHWHEVKMQFERELADEELKKSIDATRAAMQDFQASMRESIDEVDAVARQARLDPPPTQAGEAASPAIESEATPAPDAEAGKPDEAASPDPKRDDA, from the coding sequence ATGTTTGAAATCAGCTTCCCCGAACTCATCATCCTGGCCGTGGTGGCCCTGCTGGTGCTCGGCCCCGAGCGCCTGCCGCGTGCCGCGCAGTTCGCCGGGCTGTGGGTGCGCCGCGCCCGCGCCCACTGGCATGAAGTGAAGATGCAGTTCGAGCGCGAACTGGCCGACGAGGAGTTGAAGAAGAGCATCGACGCCACCCGCGCGGCGATGCAGGACTTCCAGGCCTCGATGCGCGAGAGCATCGACGAGGTCGATGCGGTGGCCCGGCAGGCGCGGCTGGATCCGCCGCCGACGCAGGCCGGCGAAGCCGCCTCCCCGGCCATCGAAAGCGAGGCCACGCCCGCGCCCGACGCCGAAGCCGGAAAGCCGGACGAAGCCGCCTCGCCCGACCCCAAGCGCGACGACGCCTGA
- the tatC gene encoding twin-arginine translocase subunit TatC, producing the protein MAEANASGGWLSHLFELRARLVKVTVAVIALFALFAIFSDRLYSELAAPMLAALPKGSQLIATDPLTPFSTPLRLALYLAILAAAPVLLYQAWAFIAPGLYRREKRVAAPLLVSSMLLFYAGCAFAYFVLLPVMFKFLAVTKPEGVVMMPDIARYLDFVAVIALASGFSFEVPVALVILVLLGWVTPKQLAGARGYAIIAIFFIAMIITPGDGLSMVMMALPMCLLYEAGIIAARMVAPRPRDAADPAAR; encoded by the coding sequence ATGGCCGAAGCAAACGCGAGCGGCGGCTGGCTGTCCCATCTGTTCGAGCTGCGCGCGCGGCTGGTCAAGGTGACGGTCGCGGTGATCGCGCTGTTCGCGCTGTTCGCGATCTTCAGCGACCGGCTCTACAGCGAGCTCGCCGCGCCCATGCTCGCCGCGCTGCCGAAGGGCAGCCAGCTGATCGCCACCGATCCGCTGACGCCGTTCTCCACGCCGCTGCGGCTGGCGCTGTATCTCGCGATCCTCGCCGCCGCGCCGGTGCTGCTCTACCAGGCCTGGGCCTTCATCGCGCCCGGCCTGTACCGCCGCGAGAAGCGCGTGGCCGCGCCGTTGCTGGTGTCGTCGATGCTGCTCTTCTACGCCGGCTGCGCGTTCGCCTACTTCGTGCTGCTGCCGGTGATGTTCAAGTTCCTCGCCGTCACCAAGCCCGAAGGCGTGGTGATGATGCCGGACATCGCGCGCTATCTGGATTTCGTCGCGGTGATCGCGCTGGCATCGGGTTTCAGCTTCGAGGTGCCGGTGGCGCTGGTGATCCTGGTGCTGCTGGGCTGGGTCACGCCGAAACAGCTGGCCGGTGCGCGCGGCTACGCGATCATCGCCATCTTCTTCATCGCCATGATCATCACCCCCGGCGACGGCCTGTCGATGGTGATGATGGCGCTGCCGATGTGCCTGCTCTACGAGGCCGGGATCATCGCCGCGCGGATGGTCGCGCCGCGCCCGCGCGATGCCGCCGACCCCGCCGCCCGTTGA
- a CDS encoding RDD family protein, whose translation MPPTPPPVEPAPRLPAGLWPRTVAWLVDAGIVGLMTIGMSMWLPGARWPALVERWQALGTTMGRWMREAAERGDDPLTMLAALYASNGPIRPAIHAVVTSLHAWLWPPLAVFVLLGALYWPWLERGEKSATFGKRLLGLEARDATGARLSWGRALARHLAGTLSWLSLNIGHLLAASAPGHRALHDRIAGTQVVWVGAARRVPAWGWLLVAVAMLLPLVVAWAAVAALSSAMQAALLG comes from the coding sequence ATGCCGCCGACCCCGCCGCCCGTTGAACCGGCGCCGCGCCTGCCGGCCGGCCTGTGGCCGCGCACGGTGGCGTGGCTGGTGGATGCCGGCATCGTCGGATTGATGACGATCGGCATGTCGATGTGGCTGCCCGGTGCGCGTTGGCCGGCGCTGGTCGAACGCTGGCAGGCGCTCGGCACCACGATGGGCCGCTGGATGCGCGAAGCCGCCGAACGCGGCGACGATCCGCTGACGATGCTCGCCGCGCTCTACGCCAGCAATGGCCCGATCCGCCCGGCGATCCACGCGGTCGTCACCTCGCTGCACGCATGGCTGTGGCCGCCGCTGGCGGTCTTCGTGCTGCTCGGCGCGCTCTATTGGCCCTGGCTGGAGCGTGGTGAAAAAAGCGCCACCTTCGGCAAGCGCCTGCTCGGGCTGGAAGCGCGTGACGCGACGGGTGCGCGGTTGTCGTGGGGGCGCGCGCTGGCGCGGCATCTGGCCGGCACGCTGAGCTGGCTCAGCCTCAACATCGGCCATCTGCTGGCGGCATCGGCGCCCGGGCATCGCGCCCTGCATGACCGCATCGCCGGCACCCAGGTGGTGTGGGTTGGCGCAGCCCGCAGGGTGCCGGCCTGGGGCTGGCTGCTGGTGGCGGTCGCGATGCTGCTGCCGCTGGTGGTCGCGTGGGCGGCGGTGGCCGCGCTGTCGTCGGCGATGCAGGCGGCGCTGCTGGGCTGA
- a CDS encoding glutamine amidotransferase: MSLPFLILQTGTPVAMMRRRGGFPHWIRVAAGLRPDEAEVVDVESGAMPPSPRPYAGVIVTGSGAMVSDRLPWSEATAAWLRDAIEGGTPAFGICYGHQLIAHALGGEVGDNPAGREMGTVEAHVTGAASTDPLFADLPASFLVQSTHLQTVLSPPAGAAVLATTAQDRHAALRFRDAAWGVQFHPEFSARHMHGYLRARSEALAAEGADPAARLRAVRATPIARGILRQFVRRASRAIA, translated from the coding sequence ATGTCGTTGCCCTTCCTGATCCTGCAGACCGGCACCCCGGTGGCGATGATGCGGCGGCGTGGCGGCTTTCCGCACTGGATCCGCGTGGCCGCCGGCCTGCGTCCGGACGAGGCGGAGGTGGTGGATGTCGAATCGGGCGCGATGCCGCCTTCTCCGCGCCCCTACGCCGGGGTGATCGTGACCGGATCCGGCGCGATGGTCAGCGACCGCCTGCCCTGGAGCGAAGCCACCGCCGCATGGCTGCGCGATGCCATCGAAGGCGGCACGCCGGCCTTCGGCATCTGCTACGGCCACCAGCTGATCGCGCATGCGCTCGGCGGCGAAGTCGGCGACAACCCGGCCGGCCGCGAGATGGGCACGGTCGAGGCACACGTCACCGGAGCCGCATCGACCGACCCGCTGTTCGCCGACCTGCCCGCGTCCTTCCTGGTCCAGTCCACCCATCTGCAGACGGTGCTGTCGCCGCCCGCCGGTGCCGCGGTGCTGGCCACCACCGCGCAGGACCGCCACGCCGCGCTGCGTTTCCGCGATGCCGCCTGGGGTGTGCAGTTCCATCCGGAGTTCTCGGCGCGGCATATGCACGGCTATCTGCGTGCCCGCAGCGAAGCGCTCGCCGCCGAGGGCGCCGACCCGGCCGCCCGTCTGCGCGCGGTGCGGGCCACGCCCATCGCGCGCGGCATCCTGCGACAATTCGTGCGGCGCGCTTCACGCGCCATCGCCTAG
- the glyQ gene encoding glycine--tRNA ligase subunit alpha, protein MPAERVNITFQGLIQRLNAYWGGQGCVLIQPLDLEVGAGTFHPATFLRALGPEPWNAAYVQPSRRPTDGRYGENPNRLQRYYQYQVVMKPSPDNIVELYFDSLKSLGVDPEVHDLRLVEDNWESPTLGAWGLGWEVWLNGMEVTQFTWFQQAGGLECRPVLGEITYGLERLCMYLQNVDNVFDLVWTYGPDGTPVHYRDVYHQNEVEQSAYNFEHADVDELFHRFDACEREALKLVEVGLPLPAYEQVMKASHSFNLLDARRAISVTERQRYILRVRNLSRAVAESYYAQREKLGFPGLKNAGAKQEAA, encoded by the coding sequence ATGCCCGCCGAACGCGTCAACATCACCTTCCAGGGACTGATCCAGCGCCTCAACGCCTACTGGGGCGGGCAGGGCTGCGTGCTGATCCAGCCGCTCGACCTCGAGGTCGGCGCCGGCACGTTCCATCCCGCCACCTTCCTGCGCGCGCTCGGGCCGGAGCCGTGGAACGCCGCCTACGTGCAGCCTTCGCGCCGCCCGACCGATGGCCGCTACGGCGAGAACCCCAACCGCCTGCAGCGCTACTACCAGTACCAGGTGGTGATGAAGCCGTCGCCGGACAACATCGTCGAGCTGTATTTCGACTCGCTGAAATCGCTCGGCGTCGATCCCGAAGTACACGACCTGCGCCTGGTCGAGGACAACTGGGAGTCGCCGACGCTCGGCGCCTGGGGCCTGGGCTGGGAAGTCTGGTTGAACGGCATGGAAGTCACCCAGTTCACCTGGTTCCAGCAGGCCGGCGGGCTGGAGTGCCGGCCGGTGCTGGGCGAGATCACCTACGGTCTTGAGCGCCTGTGCATGTACCTGCAGAACGTGGACAACGTGTTCGACCTGGTCTGGACCTACGGGCCGGACGGCACGCCGGTGCATTACCGCGACGTTTACCACCAGAACGAAGTCGAGCAATCCGCCTACAACTTCGAGCATGCCGATGTGGATGAACTGTTCCACCGCTTCGATGCCTGCGAGCGCGAGGCGCTGAAGCTGGTCGAAGTGGGCCTGCCGCTGCCCGCTTACGAACAGGTGATGAAGGCCTCGCACAGTTTCAATCTGCTCGACGCCCGCCGAGCAATTTCGGTGACCGAACGCCAGCGCTACATCCTGCGCGTGCGCAACCTGTCGCGCGCGGTGGCGGAAAGCTATTACGCGCAGCGCGAGAAGCTGGGCTTTCCGGGTTTGAAAAACGCCGGCGCGAAGCAGGAGGCCGCGTGA
- the glyS gene encoding glycine--tRNA ligase subunit beta, giving the protein MSNVNMQPLLIELGTDELPVKALPGLAQAFFDGIVGGLEKRGIALDATGAKPLYTPRRLAVLLPGVATEQPEQKSEVLGPYLNIALDANGAPTKALEGFAAKAGIDWTQLEKTSDAKGERFVHRSVKPGVATRGLLAEIVAEAIAAMPIPKPMRWGAHTYAFARPVHWLVMLLGDDVAPGAVMEIDAGRVSRGHRFMQAGEVVISSPAAYVDALRAAKVLVDPDERRARIVEQAEAAAREVDGIVRIDQSLLEEVNGLNEWPVAVRCTFEREFLQVPQEALISTMEANQKFFPVLTAEHRLSEHFIGTSNIESKDVAQVRKGYERVIRPRFADARFFYEEDLKQGLDSMNAGLATVKYQDKLGSMADKVARVAALAQAIAPQVGVDAALARRAAGLSKADLQSRMVNEFPELQGIAGRYYAGAMGEPGEVSAAIDEGWMPRNASDDIAPSKLGQVLAISERLDTLAGGFAAGLKPTGNKDPFALRRNALGLARTVIEGGIDIDLPAWLQQAGAALPVTASDAGELQDFILDRLRSWYEDRGFNAQQFDAVAALRPASLTDFDARLNALGAFAKLPEAAALAAANKRARNILRKAEGDVPAAVEPALFAEDAERALADALHAALADTDATLAARDYVAVLTRLAALRPSVDAFFDQVMVNAEDPEVRGNRLALLKKLADRLGAVAAIEHLSA; this is encoded by the coding sequence ATGTCGAACGTGAACATGCAGCCGTTGCTGATCGAACTGGGCACCGACGAACTGCCGGTCAAGGCGCTGCCGGGGCTGGCGCAGGCGTTCTTCGACGGCATCGTCGGCGGGCTGGAAAAACGCGGCATCGCGCTCGACGCGACCGGCGCCAAGCCGCTGTACACGCCGCGCCGCCTGGCCGTGCTGCTGCCGGGCGTCGCCACCGAGCAGCCCGAGCAGAAGAGCGAGGTGCTCGGCCCTTACCTCAACATCGCGCTGGATGCGAACGGTGCGCCGACCAAGGCGCTGGAAGGTTTCGCGGCCAAGGCCGGCATCGACTGGACGCAGCTGGAAAAGACCAGCGACGCCAAGGGCGAGCGCTTCGTCCACCGCAGCGTGAAGCCGGGCGTGGCGACGCGCGGGCTGCTGGCCGAGATCGTGGCCGAGGCGATCGCCGCGATGCCGATCCCCAAGCCGATGCGCTGGGGCGCGCATACGTACGCGTTCGCGCGGCCGGTGCACTGGCTGGTGATGCTGCTGGGTGATGACGTCGCGCCGGGCGCGGTGATGGAGATCGACGCCGGGCGTGTCTCGCGCGGGCATCGCTTCATGCAGGCGGGCGAAGTGGTGATTTCGTCGCCTGCCGCCTATGTCGATGCGCTGCGTGCGGCGAAGGTGCTGGTCGATCCCGACGAACGCCGCGCGCGCATCGTCGAACAGGCCGAGGCCGCCGCCCGCGAGGTGGACGGCATCGTGCGCATCGACCAGTCGCTGCTGGAAGAAGTCAACGGCCTCAACGAATGGCCGGTGGCGGTGCGCTGCACGTTCGAGCGCGAGTTCCTGCAGGTGCCGCAGGAAGCGCTGATCTCCACCATGGAGGCGAACCAGAAATTCTTCCCGGTGCTGACCGCCGAGCATCGTCTCAGCGAGCATTTCATCGGCACCAGCAACATCGAGTCGAAGGACGTGGCGCAGGTGCGCAAGGGCTACGAGCGGGTCATCCGCCCGCGCTTCGCCGACGCGCGCTTCTTCTACGAGGAAGACCTGAAGCAGGGCCTGGATTCGATGAACGCCGGCCTGGCCACGGTGAAGTACCAGGACAAGCTGGGCAGCATGGCCGACAAGGTCGCGCGCGTCGCCGCGCTGGCCCAAGCCATCGCGCCGCAGGTGGGCGTGGACGCGGCGCTGGCGCGTCGTGCCGCCGGGCTGTCGAAGGCCGACCTGCAGTCGCGCATGGTCAACGAGTTTCCGGAGCTGCAGGGCATCGCCGGCCGCTACTACGCCGGTGCGATGGGCGAGCCCGGCGAAGTGTCCGCCGCGATCGACGAAGGCTGGATGCCGCGCAACGCCAGCGACGACATCGCACCGTCGAAGCTGGGTCAGGTGCTGGCGATCTCCGAACGCCTGGACACGCTCGCGGGTGGTTTCGCCGCGGGCCTGAAGCCGACCGGCAACAAGGATCCGTTCGCGCTGCGGCGGAATGCGTTGGGCCTGGCGCGGACGGTGATTGAGGGGGGCATCGACATCGACTTGCCGGCTTGGCTGCAACAGGCCGGTGCCGCGCTGCCGGTCACCGCGAGTGATGCGGGCGAACTGCAGGACTTCATCCTCGACCGCCTGCGCAGCTGGTACGAAGACCGTGGCTTCAACGCGCAGCAGTTCGATGCGGTCGCCGCGCTGCGTCCGGCGTCGTTGACCGACTTCGATGCGCGCCTCAACGCGCTCGGTGCCTTCGCGAAACTGCCCGAAGCGGCCGCGCTCGCCGCCGCCAACAAGCGCGCCCGCAACATCCTCAGGAAAGCCGAAGGTGACGTGCCGGCGGCGGTCGAACCCGCGTTGTTCGCCGAAGACGCCGAACGCGCGCTGGCCGATGCGCTGCACGCCGCGCTCGCCGATACCGATGCCACGCTGGCCGCCCGCGATTACGTCGCGGTGCTGACCCGGCTGGCCGCGCTGCGCCCGAGCGTGGATGCGTTCTTCGACCAGGTGATGGTGAATGCCGAAGACCCCGAGGTGCGCGGCAACCGCCTCGCGCTGCTGAAGAAACTGGCCGACCGGCTCGGTGCCGTGGCGGCGATCGAGCACCTGAGCGCCTGA
- a CDS encoding pyrimidine dimer DNA glycosylase/endonuclease V — protein sequence MRLWSVHPRHLDPQGLVALWREGLLARKVLHGQTRGYRHHPQLQRFQAHAAPLDAIDAYLHAVVDEADARGYRFDRSKLATRIDAEAIDVTSGQLDFERGHLLAKLAVRNPALHRQWRDVDIDIHPLFRRVPGPVAAWERP from the coding sequence ATGCGGCTCTGGTCCGTGCACCCGCGCCACCTCGACCCGCAGGGGCTGGTGGCGTTGTGGCGCGAAGGCCTGCTCGCCCGCAAGGTGCTGCACGGCCAGACCAGGGGCTATCGTCACCATCCGCAGTTGCAGCGCTTCCAGGCGCATGCCGCACCGCTCGATGCCATCGACGCCTACCTGCACGCGGTGGTCGATGAAGCCGATGCGCGTGGCTACCGCTTCGACCGCAGCAAGCTCGCGACACGCATCGACGCCGAAGCCATCGATGTGACCAGCGGCCAGCTCGATTTCGAGCGTGGCCACCTGCTGGCGAAACTGGCGGTGCGCAATCCGGCGCTGCACCGGCAGTGGCGCGATGTGGATATCGACATCCACCCGCTGTTCCGGCGCGTGCCCGGCCCGGTCGCCGCGTGGGAGCGGCCCTGA
- a CDS encoding autotransporter assembly complex protein TamA → MTFPRLVIALSCALIPLSAQAEKISRVDIHGLDEAMAENVRVNLSLEDSLDKTITVRRLDYLLETAQDEAREALEPFGHYSPTVNVRQSGDANALVVTLDIDPGAPVRVRREDVRISNEGGDDRYMKEELAAFAPKPGEVFTHPEYEASKARITRRLAERGYFDADFTARRVEVTRAENAADIDLAWDSGLRYDMGEVSFVQAPKEIIDPGLLEKLIYWQEGEYYHQGRLDRLRKSLVSLDYFSRIDIDPRPQDAVDYLVPVTVTLTPAKRSVYNLGLSFGTDSGAGFTAGMERRYLNRRGHKALAQLDWAQKRKTLTLQYRVPAFRWLDGWYTGSLQAADEQNDYIDTRRLEFVASRSGEINRYLTAIASLHALRERWAYEVDGNGSGEPLYNYATYTYPSLRAEYIDADDRLFPRDGRGATLMLRGGVAGAGSDANFAQLHAGVRWFKGLGKRNRLLVRGEVGHTWTDSLVDIPPSLRFYAGGDRSIRGYGWREVGPRIDGSDRGRMYAIGAKNVVTGSVEFERYFTPTWGAAVFVDSGSAFNNRPDWRTGVGIGARWKSPVGPIRIDIARGLDQPDSSFQLYIGLGADL, encoded by the coding sequence ATGACGTTCCCCCGCCTCGTTATCGCGCTGTCATGCGCGCTCATTCCGTTGTCCGCGCAGGCGGAAAAGATCAGCCGCGTCGATATCCACGGGCTGGACGAGGCGATGGCCGAGAACGTGCGGGTCAACCTGTCGCTGGAGGATTCGCTCGACAAGACCATCACCGTGCGCCGCCTCGACTACCTGCTGGAGACCGCGCAGGACGAGGCGCGCGAGGCGCTTGAACCCTTCGGCCACTACTCGCCCACGGTCAACGTGCGTCAGTCGGGCGATGCGAACGCGCTGGTGGTGACGCTCGACATCGACCCCGGTGCGCCGGTGCGCGTGCGCCGCGAGGACGTGCGGATCAGCAACGAAGGCGGCGACGACCGCTACATGAAGGAAGAACTGGCCGCCTTCGCGCCGAAGCCGGGCGAAGTCTTCACCCATCCCGAATACGAGGCGAGCAAGGCCCGGATCACCCGCCGCCTGGCCGAGCGTGGTTATTTCGATGCCGACTTCACTGCGCGCCGGGTCGAGGTGACGCGCGCGGAAAACGCCGCCGACATCGACCTGGCCTGGGACAGCGGGCTGCGCTACGACATGGGGGAAGTGAGCTTCGTGCAGGCGCCGAAGGAGATCATCGACCCGGGCCTGCTGGAGAAGCTCATCTACTGGCAGGAAGGTGAGTACTACCACCAGGGCCGCCTCGACCGCCTGCGCAAATCGCTGGTGTCGCTGGACTATTTCTCGCGCATCGACATCGACCCCAGGCCGCAGGACGCGGTGGACTACCTGGTGCCGGTCACGGTGACGCTGACGCCGGCCAAGCGCAGCGTCTACAACCTGGGCCTGTCGTTCGGCACCGACAGCGGCGCCGGTTTCACCGCCGGCATGGAGCGGCGTTACCTCAACCGCCGTGGGCACAAGGCGCTGGCGCAGCTGGACTGGGCGCAGAAGCGCAAGACGCTGACCCTGCAGTACCGCGTGCCGGCGTTCCGCTGGCTGGATGGCTGGTACACCGGCAGCCTGCAGGCCGCCGACGAGCAGAACGATTACATCGACACGCGCCGGCTGGAGTTCGTGGCCAGCCGCAGCGGCGAGATCAACCGCTACCTGACCGCGATCGCCTCGCTGCACGCGCTGCGCGAACGCTGGGCCTACGAGGTGGATGGCAACGGCAGCGGTGAGCCGCTCTACAACTACGCCACCTACACCTATCCGTCGTTGCGCGCGGAATATATCGATGCCGATGACCGGCTGTTCCCGCGCGATGGCCGTGGCGCGACGCTGATGCTGCGCGGTGGCGTGGCAGGCGCCGGCTCCGATGCCAACTTCGCGCAGCTGCATGCGGGCGTGCGCTGGTTCAAGGGCCTGGGCAAACGCAACCGGCTGCTGGTGCGCGGCGAAGTGGGCCACACCTGGACCGATTCGCTGGTGGACATCCCGCCGAGCCTGCGCTTCTACGCCGGTGGCGACCGCAGCATCCGCGGCTATGGCTGGCGCGAAGTCGGGCCGCGCATCGACGGCAGCGACCGTGGCCGCATGTATGCGATCGGCGCCAAGAACGTGGTGACCGGCAGCGTGGAATTCGAGCGCTACTTCACCCCGACCTGGGGCGCGGCGGTCTTCGTCGACAGCGGCAGCGCGTTCAACAACCGCCCCGACTGGCGCACTGGCGTGGGCATCGGCGCGCGCTGGAAATCGCCGGTCGGGCCGATCCGCATCGACATCGCACGCGGGCTGGACCAGCCGGATTCGTCCTTCCAGCTCTACATCGGGCTGGGGGCTGACCTGTGA